One Tenebrio molitor chromosome 2, icTenMoli1.1, whole genome shotgun sequence genomic region harbors:
- the LOC138123036 gene encoding uncharacterized protein isoform X7, with protein MKSILLLTFVLYKVLARVNVTTITLPNTTLEPLFSSTPAGVRTLSNETFTNSLDRASTPIHLSNTTVTLSNLTSSGANVGNITTPRSSSETTTLPSIVLSNITRTLSDPALTETNSLEANTLPSVVISNITTTFTDTTPTEATTLSDTRILSTEFSNTTSLPTSAEPTILNGTLLTPINSSSNASEPDFGNVTTSTDNLETTTLSSAAPTEATTLSDTSTSEANSFIQTLRDINGTTNSTEISILSSKEISNTTTISSVPTSIETTTFNGTSTTKISSSIQTTSEPVVGNVTPPSDSSETTTLSSAVLSKITTTLSNPTPTEATTLSDTSTSEANSFIQTLRDINGTTNSTEISILSSKEISNTTTISSVPTSIETTTFNGTSTTKISSSIQTTSESVVGNVTTPSDSSETTTLSSAVLSKITTTLSNPTPTEATTLSDTSTSEANSFIQTLRDINGTTNSTEISILSSKEISNTTTISSVPTSIETTTFNGTSTTKISSSIQTTSEPVVGNVTTPSESSETTTLSSAVLSKITTTLSNPTPTEATTLGDTSTSEANSFIQTLRDINGTTKSTEISILSSKEISNTTTISFVPTSIETTTFNGTSTTKISSSIQTTSEPVVGNVTTPSDSSETTTLSSAVLSKITTTLSNPTPTEATTLGDTSTSEANSSVQNSRDFNNTNSTKTSILSSGEYSSTTTISSIPTSIEIISTNNTPSSSPTPILFPTTVQTSPSSLTQSTTVTPLVPPSNSTNDTSVPVDLSPPENINSTSLPLITTPSQTPGSSTNPTLPSGSTSAVPENVTSSNTTSTEPPKDSGAILILTRYLLCITMFLICFN; from the exons ATGAAGTCAATTCTCCTGCTGACG tttgtgTTGTACAAAGTTTTGGCACGAGTTAATGTAACAACAATTACATTACCAA ATACTACTCTCGAACCACTATTTTCTTCTACACCAGCGGGTGTAAGAACTCTAAGCAATGAAACTTTTACAAATAGTTTGGACAGAGCATCAACGCCGATACACCTCTCAAACACAACAGTTACTCTTTCAAATCTTACTTCATCTGGAGCGA ATGTTGGTAATATTACGACACCTAGAAGCAGTTCAGAAACAACCACGTTACCATCTATAGTGCTTTCAAATATaacaagaacactttcagatCCTGCTCTAACAGAAACAA ATAGTTTAGAGGCAAATACATTGCCATCTGTAGTAATTTCAAATATAACAACAACATTTACGGATACTACTCCGACAGAAGCaa CCACTTTGAGTGATACTCGTATATTATCTACAGAATTTTCAAATACAACTTCTCTTCCTACTTCAGCTGAACCAA CAATTCTCAATGGTACGTTGTTAACTCCAATAAATTCTTCTTCTAATGCATCCGAACCTG ATTTTGGTAATGTTACGACATCTACAGACAATTTAGAAACAACCACATTGTCATCTGCAGCTCCAACAGAAGCAA cCACTTTAAGTGATACTTCAACTTCAGAGGCAAATTCTTTTATTCAGACTTTACGAGATATTAACGGTACTACGAACAGTACCGAAATATCTATTCTGTCATCtaaagaaatttcaaataCAACAACAATATCTTCTGTTCCCACTTCAATTGAAACAA CAACTTTCAATGGTACCTCAACTACAAAAATATCCTCCTCAATTCAGACTACATCCGAACCTG TTGTTGGCAATGTTACGCCACCTTCAGACAGTTCAGAAACAACCACATTGTCATCTGCAGTGctttcaaaaataacaacaacacTTTCGAATCCTACTCCAACAGAAGCAA CCACTTTAAGTGATACTTCAACTTCAGAGGCAAATTCTTTTATTCAGACTTTACGAGATATTAACGGTACTACGAACAGTACAGAAATTTCTATTCTGTCATCtaaagaaatttcaaataCAACAACAATATCTTCTGTTCCCACTTCAATTGAAACAA CAACTTTCAATGGTACCTCAACTACAAAAATATCCTCCTCAATTCAGACTACATCCGAATCTG TTGTTGGCAATGTTACGACACCTTCAGACAGTTCAGAAACAACCACATTGTCATCTGCAGTGctttcaaaaataacaacaacacTTTCGAATCCTACTCCAACAGAAGCAA cCACTTTAAGTGATACTTCAACTTCAGAGGCAAATTCTTTTATTCAGACTTTACGAGATATTAACGGTACTACGAACAGTACCGAAATATCTATTCTGTCATCtaaagaaatttcaaataCAACAACAATATCTTCTGTTCCCACTTCAATTGAAACAA CAACTTTCAATGGTACCTCAACTACAAAAATATCCTCCTCAATTCAGACTACATCCGAACCTG TTGTTGGCAATGTTACGACACCTTCAGAAAGTTCAGAAACAACCACATTGTCATCTGCAGTGctttcaaaaataacaacaacacTTTCGAATCCTACTCCAACAGAAGCAA cCACTTTAGGTGATACTTCAACTTCAGAGGCAAATTCTTTTATTCAGACTTTACGAGATATTAACGGTACTACGAAGAGTACAGAAATTTCTATTCTGTCATCtaaagaaatttcaaataCAACAACAATATCTTTTGTTCCCACTTCAATTGAAACAA CAACTTTCAATGGTACCTCAACTACAAAAATATCCTCCTCAATTCAGACTACATCCGAACCTG TTGTTGGCAATGTTACGACACCTTCAGACAGTTCAGAAACAACCACATTGTCATCTGCAGTGctttcaaaaataacaacaacacTTTCGAATCCTACTCCAACAGAAGCAA CCACTTTAGGTGATACGTCAACTTCAGAGGCAAATTCTTCTGTTCAGAATTCACGAGATTTTAACAATACGAACAGTACAAAAACTTCTATTCTGTCATCTGGAGAATATTCAAGTACAACAACAATATCTTCTATTCCCACTTCAATCGAAATAA tATCTACGAACAATACACCATCTTCATCACCAACTCCAATTCTCTTTCCAACAACAGTTCAAACAAGTCCTTCAAGCTTAACCCAATCGA CAACTGTGACTCCATTAGTTCCTCCTTCCA atAGTACTAATGATACGTCAGTTCCGGTAGACCTTTCACCACCAGAAAATATCAATAGTACCTCACTTCCTCTGATTACTACACCATCACAAACTCCCGGTTCATCAACAA ATCCTACGTTACCTTCAGGTAGTACTAGCGCAGTTCCAGAAAACGTCACCTCTTCAAATACTACCAGTACGGAACCTCCAAAAGATAGTGGAGCAATTCTTATTCTAACAAGATATCTTCTATGCATTACCatgtttttaatctgttttaaTTGA
- the LOC138123036 gene encoding uncharacterized protein isoform X12, with protein MKSILLLTFVLYKVLARVNVTTITLPNTTLEPLFSSTPAGVRTLSNETFTNSLDRASTPIHLSNTTVTLSNLTSSGANVGNITTPRSSSETTTLPSIVLSNITRTLSDPALTETNSLEANTLPSVVISNITTTFTDTTPTEATTLSDTRILSTEFSNTTSLPTSAEPTILNGTLLTPINSSSNASEPDFGNVTTSTDNLETTTLSSAAPTEATTLSDTSTSEANSFIQTLRDINGTTNSTEISILSSKEISNTTTISSVPTSIETTTFNGTSTTKISSSIQTTSEPVVGNVTPPSDSSETTTLSSAVLSKITTTLSNPTPTEATTLSDTSTSEANSFIQTLRDINGTTNSTEISILSSKEISNTTTISSVPTSIETTTFNGTSTTKISSSIQTTSESVVGNVTTPSDSSETTTLSSAVLSKITTTLSNPTPTEATTLSDTSTSEANSFIQTLRDINGTTNSTEISILSSKEISNTTTISSVPTSIETTTFNGTSTTKISSSIQTTSEPVVGNVTTPSESSETTTLSSAVLSKITTTLSNPTPTEATTLGDTSTSEANSFIQTLRDINGTTKSTEISILSSKEISNTTTISFVPTSIETIVGNVTTPSDSSETTTLSSAVLSKITTTLSNPTPTEAISTNNTPSSSPTPILFPTTVQTSPSSLTQSTTVTPLVPPSNSTNDTSVPVDLSPPENINSTSLPLITTPSQTPGSSTNPTLPSGSTSAVPENVTSSNTTSTEPPKDSGAILILTRYLLCITMFLICFN; from the exons ATGAAGTCAATTCTCCTGCTGACG tttgtgTTGTACAAAGTTTTGGCACGAGTTAATGTAACAACAATTACATTACCAA ATACTACTCTCGAACCACTATTTTCTTCTACACCAGCGGGTGTAAGAACTCTAAGCAATGAAACTTTTACAAATAGTTTGGACAGAGCATCAACGCCGATACACCTCTCAAACACAACAGTTACTCTTTCAAATCTTACTTCATCTGGAGCGA ATGTTGGTAATATTACGACACCTAGAAGCAGTTCAGAAACAACCACGTTACCATCTATAGTGCTTTCAAATATaacaagaacactttcagatCCTGCTCTAACAGAAACAA ATAGTTTAGAGGCAAATACATTGCCATCTGTAGTAATTTCAAATATAACAACAACATTTACGGATACTACTCCGACAGAAGCaa CCACTTTGAGTGATACTCGTATATTATCTACAGAATTTTCAAATACAACTTCTCTTCCTACTTCAGCTGAACCAA CAATTCTCAATGGTACGTTGTTAACTCCAATAAATTCTTCTTCTAATGCATCCGAACCTG ATTTTGGTAATGTTACGACATCTACAGACAATTTAGAAACAACCACATTGTCATCTGCAGCTCCAACAGAAGCAA cCACTTTAAGTGATACTTCAACTTCAGAGGCAAATTCTTTTATTCAGACTTTACGAGATATTAACGGTACTACGAACAGTACCGAAATATCTATTCTGTCATCtaaagaaatttcaaataCAACAACAATATCTTCTGTTCCCACTTCAATTGAAACAA CAACTTTCAATGGTACCTCAACTACAAAAATATCCTCCTCAATTCAGACTACATCCGAACCTG TTGTTGGCAATGTTACGCCACCTTCAGACAGTTCAGAAACAACCACATTGTCATCTGCAGTGctttcaaaaataacaacaacacTTTCGAATCCTACTCCAACAGAAGCAA CCACTTTAAGTGATACTTCAACTTCAGAGGCAAATTCTTTTATTCAGACTTTACGAGATATTAACGGTACTACGAACAGTACAGAAATTTCTATTCTGTCATCtaaagaaatttcaaataCAACAACAATATCTTCTGTTCCCACTTCAATTGAAACAA CAACTTTCAATGGTACCTCAACTACAAAAATATCCTCCTCAATTCAGACTACATCCGAATCTG TTGTTGGCAATGTTACGACACCTTCAGACAGTTCAGAAACAACCACATTGTCATCTGCAGTGctttcaaaaataacaacaacacTTTCGAATCCTACTCCAACAGAAGCAA cCACTTTAAGTGATACTTCAACTTCAGAGGCAAATTCTTTTATTCAGACTTTACGAGATATTAACGGTACTACGAACAGTACCGAAATATCTATTCTGTCATCtaaagaaatttcaaataCAACAACAATATCTTCTGTTCCCACTTCAATTGAAACAA CAACTTTCAATGGTACCTCAACTACAAAAATATCCTCCTCAATTCAGACTACATCCGAACCTG TTGTTGGCAATGTTACGACACCTTCAGAAAGTTCAGAAACAACCACATTGTCATCTGCAGTGctttcaaaaataacaacaacacTTTCGAATCCTACTCCAACAGAAGCAA cCACTTTAGGTGATACTTCAACTTCAGAGGCAAATTCTTTTATTCAGACTTTACGAGATATTAACGGTACTACGAAGAGTACAGAAATTTCTATTCTGTCATCtaaagaaatttcaaataCAACAACAATATCTTTTGTTCCCACTTCAATTGAAACAA TTGTTGGCAATGTTACGACACCTTCAGACAGTTCAGAAACAACCACATTGTCATCTGCAGTGctttcaaaaataacaacaacacTTTCGAATCCTACTCCAACAGAAGCAA tATCTACGAACAATACACCATCTTCATCACCAACTCCAATTCTCTTTCCAACAACAGTTCAAACAAGTCCTTCAAGCTTAACCCAATCGA CAACTGTGACTCCATTAGTTCCTCCTTCCA atAGTACTAATGATACGTCAGTTCCGGTAGACCTTTCACCACCAGAAAATATCAATAGTACCTCACTTCCTCTGATTACTACACCATCACAAACTCCCGGTTCATCAACAA ATCCTACGTTACCTTCAGGTAGTACTAGCGCAGTTCCAGAAAACGTCACCTCTTCAAATACTACCAGTACGGAACCTCCAAAAGATAGTGGAGCAATTCTTATTCTAACAAGATATCTTCTATGCATTACCatgtttttaatctgttttaaTTGA
- the LOC138123036 gene encoding uncharacterized protein isoform X5 codes for MKSILLLTFVLYKVLARVNVTTITLPNTTLEPLFSSTPAGVRTLSNETFTNSLDRASTPIHLSNTTVTLSNLTSSGANVGNITTPRSSSETTTLPSIVLSNITRTLSDPALTETNSLEANTLPSVVISNITTTFTDTTPTEATTLSDTRILSTEFSNTTSLPTSAEPTILNGTLLTPINSSSNASEPDFGNVTTSTDNLETTTLSSAAPTEATTLSDTSTSEANSFIQTLRDINGTTNSTEISILSSKEISNTTTISSVPTSIETTTFNGTSTTKISSSIQTTSEPVVGNVTPPSDSSETTTLSSAVLSKITTTLSNPTPTEATTLSDTSTSEANSFIQTLRDINGTTNSTEISILSSKEISNTTTISSVPTSIETTTFNGTSTTKISSSIQTTSESVVGNVTTPSDSSETTTLSSAVLSKITTTLSNPTPTEATTLSDTSTSEANSFIQTLRDINGTTNSTEISILSSKEISNTTTISSVPTSIETTTFNGTSTTKISSSIQTTSEPVVGNVTTPSESSETTTLSSAVLSKITTTLSNPTPTEATTLGDTSTSEANSFIQTLRDINGTTKSTEISILSSKEISNTTTISFVPTSIETTTFNGTSTTKISSSIQTTSEPVVGNVTTPSDSSETTTLSSAVLSKITTTLSNPTPTEATTLGDTSTSEANSSVQNSRDFNNTNSTKTSILSSGEYSSTTTISSIPTSIEIITVKNKSPSNNSETTIELSTENANTSFSISSITAITTLISTNNTPSSSPTPILFPTTVQTSPSSLTQSTTVTPLVPPSNSTNDTSVPVDLSPPENINSTSLPLITTPSQTPGSSTNPTLPSGSTSAVPENVTSSNTTSTEPPKDSGAILILTRYLLCITMFLICFN; via the exons ATGAAGTCAATTCTCCTGCTGACG tttgtgTTGTACAAAGTTTTGGCACGAGTTAATGTAACAACAATTACATTACCAA ATACTACTCTCGAACCACTATTTTCTTCTACACCAGCGGGTGTAAGAACTCTAAGCAATGAAACTTTTACAAATAGTTTGGACAGAGCATCAACGCCGATACACCTCTCAAACACAACAGTTACTCTTTCAAATCTTACTTCATCTGGAGCGA ATGTTGGTAATATTACGACACCTAGAAGCAGTTCAGAAACAACCACGTTACCATCTATAGTGCTTTCAAATATaacaagaacactttcagatCCTGCTCTAACAGAAACAA ATAGTTTAGAGGCAAATACATTGCCATCTGTAGTAATTTCAAATATAACAACAACATTTACGGATACTACTCCGACAGAAGCaa CCACTTTGAGTGATACTCGTATATTATCTACAGAATTTTCAAATACAACTTCTCTTCCTACTTCAGCTGAACCAA CAATTCTCAATGGTACGTTGTTAACTCCAATAAATTCTTCTTCTAATGCATCCGAACCTG ATTTTGGTAATGTTACGACATCTACAGACAATTTAGAAACAACCACATTGTCATCTGCAGCTCCAACAGAAGCAA cCACTTTAAGTGATACTTCAACTTCAGAGGCAAATTCTTTTATTCAGACTTTACGAGATATTAACGGTACTACGAACAGTACCGAAATATCTATTCTGTCATCtaaagaaatttcaaataCAACAACAATATCTTCTGTTCCCACTTCAATTGAAACAA CAACTTTCAATGGTACCTCAACTACAAAAATATCCTCCTCAATTCAGACTACATCCGAACCTG TTGTTGGCAATGTTACGCCACCTTCAGACAGTTCAGAAACAACCACATTGTCATCTGCAGTGctttcaaaaataacaacaacacTTTCGAATCCTACTCCAACAGAAGCAA CCACTTTAAGTGATACTTCAACTTCAGAGGCAAATTCTTTTATTCAGACTTTACGAGATATTAACGGTACTACGAACAGTACAGAAATTTCTATTCTGTCATCtaaagaaatttcaaataCAACAACAATATCTTCTGTTCCCACTTCAATTGAAACAA CAACTTTCAATGGTACCTCAACTACAAAAATATCCTCCTCAATTCAGACTACATCCGAATCTG TTGTTGGCAATGTTACGACACCTTCAGACAGTTCAGAAACAACCACATTGTCATCTGCAGTGctttcaaaaataacaacaacacTTTCGAATCCTACTCCAACAGAAGCAA cCACTTTAAGTGATACTTCAACTTCAGAGGCAAATTCTTTTATTCAGACTTTACGAGATATTAACGGTACTACGAACAGTACCGAAATATCTATTCTGTCATCtaaagaaatttcaaataCAACAACAATATCTTCTGTTCCCACTTCAATTGAAACAA CAACTTTCAATGGTACCTCAACTACAAAAATATCCTCCTCAATTCAGACTACATCCGAACCTG TTGTTGGCAATGTTACGACACCTTCAGAAAGTTCAGAAACAACCACATTGTCATCTGCAGTGctttcaaaaataacaacaacacTTTCGAATCCTACTCCAACAGAAGCAA cCACTTTAGGTGATACTTCAACTTCAGAGGCAAATTCTTTTATTCAGACTTTACGAGATATTAACGGTACTACGAAGAGTACAGAAATTTCTATTCTGTCATCtaaagaaatttcaaataCAACAACAATATCTTTTGTTCCCACTTCAATTGAAACAA CAACTTTCAATGGTACCTCAACTACAAAAATATCCTCCTCAATTCAGACTACATCCGAACCTG TTGTTGGCAATGTTACGACACCTTCAGACAGTTCAGAAACAACCACATTGTCATCTGCAGTGctttcaaaaataacaacaacacTTTCGAATCCTACTCCAACAGAAGCAA CCACTTTAGGTGATACGTCAACTTCAGAGGCAAATTCTTCTGTTCAGAATTCACGAGATTTTAACAATACGAACAGTACAAAAACTTCTATTCTGTCATCTGGAGAATATTCAAGTACAACAACAATATCTTCTATTCCCACTTCAATCGAAATAA TTACTGTAAAGAATAAATCTCCTTCGAATAATTCAGAAACCACAATAGAGCTCTCAACAGAAAACGCAAATACAAGTTTCTCCATTTCTTCAATAACTGCAATAACAACACTAA tATCTACGAACAATACACCATCTTCATCACCAACTCCAATTCTCTTTCCAACAACAGTTCAAACAAGTCCTTCAAGCTTAACCCAATCGA CAACTGTGACTCCATTAGTTCCTCCTTCCA atAGTACTAATGATACGTCAGTTCCGGTAGACCTTTCACCACCAGAAAATATCAATAGTACCTCACTTCCTCTGATTACTACACCATCACAAACTCCCGGTTCATCAACAA ATCCTACGTTACCTTCAGGTAGTACTAGCGCAGTTCCAGAAAACGTCACCTCTTCAAATACTACCAGTACGGAACCTCCAAAAGATAGTGGAGCAATTCTTATTCTAACAAGATATCTTCTATGCATTACCatgtttttaatctgttttaaTTGA
- the LOC138123036 gene encoding mucin-2-like isoform X8: protein MKSILLLTFVLYKVLARVNVTTITLPNTTLEPLFSSTPAGVRTLSNETFTNSLDRASTPIHLSNTTVTLSNLTSSGANVGNITTPRSSSETTTLPSIVLSNITRTLSDPALTETNSLEANTLPSVVISNITTTFTDTTPTEATTLSDTRILSTEFSNTTSLPTSAEPTILNGTLLTPINSSSNASEPDFGNVTTSTDNLETTTLSSAAPTEATTLSDTSTSEANSFIQTLRDINGTTNSTEISILSSKEISNTTTISSVPTSIETTTFNGTSTTKISSSIQTTSEPVVGNVTPPSDSSETTTLSSAVLSKITTTLSNPTPTEATTLSDTSTSEANSFIQTLRDINGTTNSTEISILSSKEISNTTTISSVPTSIETTTFNGTSTTKISSSIQTTSESVVGNVTTPSDSSETTTLSSAVLSKITTTLSNPTPTEATTLSDTSTSEANSFIQTLRDINGTTNSTEISILSSKEISNTTTISSVPTSIETTTFNGTSTTKISSSIQTTSEPVVGNVTTPSESSETTTLSSAVLSKITTTLSNPTPTEATTLGDTSTSEANSFIQTLRDINGTTKSTEISILSSKEISNTTTISFVPTSIETTTFNGTSTTKISSSIQTTSEPVVGNVTTPSDSSETTTLSSAVLSKITTTLSNPTPTEAITVKNKSPSNNSETTIELSTENANTSFSISSITAITTLISTNNTPSSSPTPILFPTTVQTSPSSLTQSTTVTPLVPPSNSTNDTSVPVDLSPPENINSTSLPLITTPSQTPGSSTNPTLPSGSTSAVPENVTSSNTTSTEPPKDSGAILILTRYLLCITMFLICFN, encoded by the exons ATGAAGTCAATTCTCCTGCTGACG tttgtgTTGTACAAAGTTTTGGCACGAGTTAATGTAACAACAATTACATTACCAA ATACTACTCTCGAACCACTATTTTCTTCTACACCAGCGGGTGTAAGAACTCTAAGCAATGAAACTTTTACAAATAGTTTGGACAGAGCATCAACGCCGATACACCTCTCAAACACAACAGTTACTCTTTCAAATCTTACTTCATCTGGAGCGA ATGTTGGTAATATTACGACACCTAGAAGCAGTTCAGAAACAACCACGTTACCATCTATAGTGCTTTCAAATATaacaagaacactttcagatCCTGCTCTAACAGAAACAA ATAGTTTAGAGGCAAATACATTGCCATCTGTAGTAATTTCAAATATAACAACAACATTTACGGATACTACTCCGACAGAAGCaa CCACTTTGAGTGATACTCGTATATTATCTACAGAATTTTCAAATACAACTTCTCTTCCTACTTCAGCTGAACCAA CAATTCTCAATGGTACGTTGTTAACTCCAATAAATTCTTCTTCTAATGCATCCGAACCTG ATTTTGGTAATGTTACGACATCTACAGACAATTTAGAAACAACCACATTGTCATCTGCAGCTCCAACAGAAGCAA cCACTTTAAGTGATACTTCAACTTCAGAGGCAAATTCTTTTATTCAGACTTTACGAGATATTAACGGTACTACGAACAGTACCGAAATATCTATTCTGTCATCtaaagaaatttcaaataCAACAACAATATCTTCTGTTCCCACTTCAATTGAAACAA CAACTTTCAATGGTACCTCAACTACAAAAATATCCTCCTCAATTCAGACTACATCCGAACCTG TTGTTGGCAATGTTACGCCACCTTCAGACAGTTCAGAAACAACCACATTGTCATCTGCAGTGctttcaaaaataacaacaacacTTTCGAATCCTACTCCAACAGAAGCAA CCACTTTAAGTGATACTTCAACTTCAGAGGCAAATTCTTTTATTCAGACTTTACGAGATATTAACGGTACTACGAACAGTACAGAAATTTCTATTCTGTCATCtaaagaaatttcaaataCAACAACAATATCTTCTGTTCCCACTTCAATTGAAACAA CAACTTTCAATGGTACCTCAACTACAAAAATATCCTCCTCAATTCAGACTACATCCGAATCTG TTGTTGGCAATGTTACGACACCTTCAGACAGTTCAGAAACAACCACATTGTCATCTGCAGTGctttcaaaaataacaacaacacTTTCGAATCCTACTCCAACAGAAGCAA cCACTTTAAGTGATACTTCAACTTCAGAGGCAAATTCTTTTATTCAGACTTTACGAGATATTAACGGTACTACGAACAGTACCGAAATATCTATTCTGTCATCtaaagaaatttcaaataCAACAACAATATCTTCTGTTCCCACTTCAATTGAAACAA CAACTTTCAATGGTACCTCAACTACAAAAATATCCTCCTCAATTCAGACTACATCCGAACCTG TTGTTGGCAATGTTACGACACCTTCAGAAAGTTCAGAAACAACCACATTGTCATCTGCAGTGctttcaaaaataacaacaacacTTTCGAATCCTACTCCAACAGAAGCAA cCACTTTAGGTGATACTTCAACTTCAGAGGCAAATTCTTTTATTCAGACTTTACGAGATATTAACGGTACTACGAAGAGTACAGAAATTTCTATTCTGTCATCtaaagaaatttcaaataCAACAACAATATCTTTTGTTCCCACTTCAATTGAAACAA CAACTTTCAATGGTACCTCAACTACAAAAATATCCTCCTCAATTCAGACTACATCCGAACCTG TTGTTGGCAATGTTACGACACCTTCAGACAGTTCAGAAACAACCACATTGTCATCTGCAGTGctttcaaaaataacaacaacacTTTCGAATCCTACTCCAACAGAAGCAA TTACTGTAAAGAATAAATCTCCTTCGAATAATTCAGAAACCACAATAGAGCTCTCAACAGAAAACGCAAATACAAGTTTCTCCATTTCTTCAATAACTGCAATAACAACACTAA tATCTACGAACAATACACCATCTTCATCACCAACTCCAATTCTCTTTCCAACAACAGTTCAAACAAGTCCTTCAAGCTTAACCCAATCGA CAACTGTGACTCCATTAGTTCCTCCTTCCA atAGTACTAATGATACGTCAGTTCCGGTAGACCTTTCACCACCAGAAAATATCAATAGTACCTCACTTCCTCTGATTACTACACCATCACAAACTCCCGGTTCATCAACAA ATCCTACGTTACCTTCAGGTAGTACTAGCGCAGTTCCAGAAAACGTCACCTCTTCAAATACTACCAGTACGGAACCTCCAAAAGATAGTGGAGCAATTCTTATTCTAACAAGATATCTTCTATGCATTACCatgtttttaatctgttttaaTTGA